GGCGTCATCACGCCCGAAGGCGACATCCCGGCCCTGGCGGCACAGATGCAGCGCCTGATGGAAGATCCCGCCCGGCTGGAAACCATGTCCGCGCAGGCGCGCAAGATTTCCGAGGCCTACTCGGAAGACGCCGTGATGGGCCGCTGGGAACAATGTTTCACTGACATGCTCCGGAAATGAGTCAGTCGACGACAGGACAACGCTATCGGTTCATCGACCTGCTGAAGGTCATCCTGACCGTCGGCATCGTGCTGCGGCACGCCACTTTGGCGGGCGTCGCGGGGCGCTCCGACGCGTTCGACCTCTTCAGCCTGATCGTCGAATCGGTGACGGAAGTCTGCGTCCCGCTCTTCTTCGTCCTGTCGGGCTTCCTGTATTTCCGCAACGTACCGGCGAAGCCCGATGCCAACTATTTCCGGGACAAGACCCGCCGGCGCGCGACGTCGCTGCTGGTCCCCTACCTGATCGCCAATGCGGTCGCCTTCGTCCTCTACTGGCTCGCCCACCGCTTCGCGCCCGGGATGCTCTCCGGTTTCTTCGGCGACGACTGGCGCAATCCGCTGTTCGTCTTCGTCACGGGACCGGTCAACATGTCGCTCTGGTTCATCCGCGACCTCATCGTCGCCTGCCTGCTCGCGCCGCTCTTCTATCTGTTCGTCCGCTACACCCGCATCTGGGGCGTCATCGCGCTGGGCGCCGTGTGGTTCGGCGTGGGCGGCTCGCCATTCTACAACTTCTGGTTCGCCCTCGGCGCCTGGGCGGCCGTCTGCCAGGGAGAGGCTGTCGGCAGGTTCCTGGGAAGCATCCGCTGCAACGTCCCCGCGGACGCGGCCGCCTGGTGCTTCTTCATCTACCTGTATCACTATATTCCCGCGATTTCTTTCAAGAAACTGCTGGTGGCGGCCATCGGGCCGGACTCCTTCTTCGCCCTCGCGGGAACGTATCTGGCCACGGCCCTGCTCACGCTCGGGCTGGTGACCGGCGTCTATATCCTGTTGAAAAAGATCTGTCCGCGCCTGACCGGCGTACTGGTCGGCGGTAAGATATGAGTCACAAGTTATTGCAGATCAATCCGGTCGTCCGGCTCAACACCTCGACCGGACGCATCATGAAAGAGATCGGCGAGATGGCCATCGCCGCCGGCTGGGAGAGCTATATCGCCTACAGCCGCGCCCGCGACGGCGTGCCGGAGCACACTTCGCAGCTGGTGCCGGTCGGCGACAGGCTGGACCTGGCCGTCCACGCCGTGGCCACGCGCCTGTTCGACGCGCACGGGCTTGCCTCCTGGCGCGCCACGCGCGAGCTCATCCGCCGCATCCGGGAGATCGACCCGGACATCGTGCACATCCACAATGTCCACGGCTATTTCCTCAACTACCCCATGCTCTGCGACTTCCTCCGCCAGCGCGGCAAGCCCGTCATCTGGACGGTGCATGACTGCTGGCTCTATACCGGACACTGCTACCACTATGCCTCCGCACACTGCGACAAGTGGCGCACGGGCTGCGGGCATTGTCCGCAGAAACGGGCCTTCCCGGCCAGCTGGCTGCTGGACCGCTCGGCCCGCAACTGGCGCAGGAAAAAGGAGGCATTCGCCTCCCTGGACCAGCTGACCGTGGTCACGGTCTCGGACTGGATGCGCCGGGAGATGGCATCCTCCTTCCTCGCCGACAGGCCCTTCAAGGTCATCCACAACGGCATCGACCTGGACGCATTCCGGCCCGAAGCGGCGGCGGACGCCCCCCGCACGGAAG
The sequence above is a segment of the Bacteroidales bacterium WCE2004 genome. Coding sequences within it:
- a CDS encoding Acyltransferase family protein; translated protein: MSQSTTGQRYRFIDLLKVILTVGIVLRHATLAGVAGRSDAFDLFSLIVESVTEVCVPLFFVLSGFLYFRNVPAKPDANYFRDKTRRRATSLLVPYLIANAVAFVLYWLAHRFAPGMLSGFFGDDWRNPLFVFVTGPVNMSLWFIRDLIVACLLAPLFYLFVRYTRIWGVIALGAVWFGVGGSPFYNFWFALGAWAAVCQGEAVGRFLGSIRCNVPADAAAWCFFIYLYHYIPAISFKKLLVAAIGPDSFFALAGTYLATALLTLGLVTGVYILLKKICPRLTGVLVGGKI
- a CDS encoding Glycosyltransferase involved in cell wall bisynthesis is translated as MSHKLLQINPVVRLNTSTGRIMKEIGEMAIAAGWESYIAYSRARDGVPEHTSQLVPVGDRLDLAVHAVATRLFDAHGLASWRATRELIRRIREIDPDIVHIHNVHGYFLNYPMLCDFLRQRGKPVIWTVHDCWLYTGHCYHYASAHCDKWRTGCGHCPQKRAFPASWLLDRSARNWRRKKEAFASLDQLTVVTVSDWMRREMASSFLADRPFKVIHNGIDLDAFRPEAAADAPRTEGTLILGVASIWLEEKGLGDFIALAGKLRDGERLVLVGRMTEEQRRRIPAGVQLVERTENVGKLAALYASATVLANPTWQDNYPTVNLEAIACGTPVVTYRTGGSVEAIAEGTGFVVEQGDIDGLLRCIRELAAADRAATATRCREYAEHHFGKQKCYQNYIHFYEDLTTR